In Streptomyces sp. 71268, the DNA window GGTCACCTCCAGCGCCTCGTCCCGCGTGAGCGGCGGCAACAACCCCGGCAGCCGCTCCGCCAGCATGGTCTTGCCCGCGCCGGGTGGGCCCTTCAGGTAGAGGTGGTGCCCACCGGCCGCTGCCACCTCCAACGCCTTGCGGGCACCCTGCTGACCCGCGACGTCGGCCATGTCGAGTCGTCGGGCGGGCCCGGCGCGGCCGACCGTACCCGTACCCGCGCCGGCACCCGGCAGCACCAGGCCCGCCAGCATGGGATCGGGCCGCCCCTGGTCGGGTTCCTCCGCCTCCTCTGGCACCGGCGCGTCGGTCAGGACGGCCACCAACTGACGCAGGCTTCGCACGCCCAGCACGGAGACGCCCGGCACCAGCATCGCCTCGGCCGCGGTCTGCTCCGGGACGACGACCTGTCGGTACCCCGCGTCAGCGGCGGCGAGCACGGCCGGCAGCACGCCGCGCACCGGTCGCACCCGTCCGTCCAGCCCCAGTTCGCCGATCATCATCAGGTCGGCGATCTCCCGCGGATCGATGAACTCCGCCGCGGCGAGGACGGCGCAGGCCACCGCGAGATCGAAGCCGCTGCCGGCCTTGGGAACGGACGCGGGGCTCAGCCCCACTGTGAGCTTCTTCTGCGGCCACTCGGCACCCGAGTTCACGACGGCCGCCCGAACCCGGTCCCGGCTCTCGGACAGGCTCTTGTCCGGCAGCCCCACCAGCGTGAACGCCGCCACGCCCGGCTCCAGATCCGCCTGCACCTCGACCACGACCCCCTCGACGCCGACGAGCGCCACCGAGCACGTGCGAGCGAAGCCCATCAGGACACCCCCCGCACGTGCTCGACGGCCGGCGCGCCACGGTCCGGCAGCCGCACGCCCACCACGTCGATGCGGACGCCGCCGGCCGGCGGCCCGCCGTACCGCTCCAGCCAACGGGCGGCGAGCCGGCGCAGGCGCTCGGCCTTGACGTGACCGATGGCGGCCATCGGGTCCTCGTACGCGCTGGCCCTGCGGGTCTTCACCTCGCAGATGACCAGCGCGTCGCCGTCCAGGGCCACGATGTCGATCTCGCCCTCGCGGCAGCGCCAGTTGCGCGCCAGGACGAGCATCCCGGCTGCCACGAGTCGCCTGACCGCCAGGTTCTCGCCGTAGGCGCCAAGGGCTCGGCGGGCCGACGAGGGGCGCGGTCGATCAGCGGTGGGGGGAAGGACTCCGGGCGCCAGGGGTGGCGGCGCGGGCTGGGCGGGACTGGGGCGTGACGCGTCGGACTCGCTCGGTGGGTGGGCGGGAGATCGCTTCCGGGATGTTCGCGGCATGAGTAGTACCTCCGGCACTGACGGTGCCGGAGGTGGCGCGAACTTTTGGATCTTGGTGGATGGCCGGCGAGCTGGGGAAAACTGGCTCACCCATGCGAGTGAAGAAACCTTCGCTCACTGGGGCAGCGGGGCAGCGGTCAGTTATTGAAACCGGATTCGCCCGAGGTGAGATCCAGGTCGCTCTTGTTGAGCTCCTCGATGTTCACGTCCTTGAACGTCAGCACGCGGACCTGCTTGACGAAGCGCGCCGGCCGGTACATGTCCCAGACCCAGGCGTCCGCCATGGAGACCTCGAAGAAGACCTCACCCTGGACCGAGTGCACCTGCATCTCGTAGTCGTTGGTGAGGTAGAAGCGCCGCTCGGTCTCGATCACGTATTTGAACAGACCGACGACGTCGCGGTACTCCCGGTAGAGCTTCAGCTCCATCTCGGTCTCGTACTTTTCGAGGTCCTCGGCGCTCATGGCATGTTCCCCTTCAGCCGTGCGTCCCCCCATTGTGCGTCAGACACGCTCCGTCTCCAGGACCACCGGCGCGGTAGGGGGGCCCTCGTCGAGCAACGTACGCAGCAGTTCGGCGAGCCTGGTCGGGTACACCGTCTCACGAGTGGCGAACAGTTCTTCGACAGTCCACCATCGAAGCCCCGCGACGCTGCGCCGCTCCAGGTCGGTCTGACCCGCGGTGCGGGTGCGCATCTGCTCCGTCCTGGCCAGGTAGTACCACTCGTCCTGGTCCCACCGGCGCCCGTCGAACGGGAAGGAGCACACCCGCTGCCAGATCACCGGGCCCAGTCGTACGTCGGTGATCCCCGTCTCCTCGGCCAGCTCCCGCAGGGCGGCCTGCTCGCGGGTCTCCCCCGCCTCGACGCCGCCACCGGGGGTGAACCACCAGGTGGACGACGGATCGTGCGGCTCGTAGCCGTGCATCAGCAGGACGCGGTCGTCGGGGCCCAGCAGGATCACCCGCGCGACCTTGCGCAGCTCGGGCTCCGCCGGGTCCTCCCGTATGTCGTCAGCCACCGTTCTTCGCCGTTCCCTTCCCGCCCCGTGCGGACCGGCCCGCACCGTCGGCCCGTGCGGGCCCGCTTCCCGGAGCCCGCGCGCCCGGCGCCGCCGCTCCGTGCTCCGTGCCGCTGGCCGCCGTGCCCGGCCCGCGCCCGGGGGGTGTCCGCTGGGTTGGCGGCGCGGCCCCGGTGCCGCGCGGGGCGCCGCTCCGTGCCCCGCGCTCCGTGCCCCGTGTGGCGCCGCTACG includes these proteins:
- a CDS encoding YifB family Mg chelatase-like AAA ATPase, producing the protein MGFARTCSVALVGVEGVVVEVQADLEPGVAAFTLVGLPDKSLSESRDRVRAAVVNSGAEWPQKKLTVGLSPASVPKAGSGFDLAVACAVLAAAEFIDPREIADLMMIGELGLDGRVRPVRGVLPAVLAAADAGYRQVVVPEQTAAEAMLVPGVSVLGVRSLRQLVAVLTDAPVPEEAEEPDQGRPDPMLAGLVLPGAGAGTGTVGRAGPARRLDMADVAGQQGARKALEVAAAGGHHLYLKGPPGAGKTMLAERLPGLLPPLTRDEALEVTAVHSVAGVLPPGKPLLDVPPYCAPHHSATMASLVGGGTGIPRPGAVSLAHNGVLFLDEAAEFSGRALEALRQPLESGHVVVARSAGVMRMPARFLLLLAANPCPCGRHGQPGDGCACSPTVIRRYQARLSGPLLDRVDLRVRVGPVSRAELAGELGRAESTAAVAARVCEARERAGARYAGTPWTVNGAVPGYELRTRWPLAPGALREAERDMERGVLTARGLDRVLRVAWTVADLAGHDRPTGDDVAQALQLRTGVNRGVPQPMGRA
- a CDS encoding YraN family protein, which codes for MAPGVLPPTADRPRPSSARRALGAYGENLAVRRLVAAGMLVLARNWRCREGEIDIVALDGDALVICEVKTRRASAYEDPMAAIGHVKAERLRRLAARWLERYGGPPAGGVRIDVVGVRLPDRGAPAVEHVRGVS
- a CDS encoding DUF2469 domain-containing protein, translated to MSAEDLEKYETEMELKLYREYRDVVGLFKYVIETERRFYLTNDYEMQVHSVQGEVFFEVSMADAWVWDMYRPARFVKQVRVLTFKDVNIEELNKSDLDLTSGESGFNN
- a CDS encoding NUDIX hydrolase — translated: MADDIREDPAEPELRKVARVILLGPDDRVLLMHGYEPHDPSSTWWFTPGGGVEAGETREQAALRELAEETGITDVRLGPVIWQRVCSFPFDGRRWDQDEWYYLARTEQMRTRTAGQTDLERRSVAGLRWWTVEELFATRETVYPTRLAELLRTLLDEGPPTAPVVLETERV